The following DNA comes from Methanobrevibacter millerae.
GATTCTATAAGTTCCGGTGTAAATGCTTTGTTCAAATTGTACAAGATGTCTAAATTTTCATCTCCATTTACATATAACGCATGAGGTTTTCCAAGCAGCGTCTTGATGTTTCTTGAAATGAATATCTTGAATGAGTTTTGAACCCTGCCGTTGTAGGCTGAGGCTCCCAGGACTATGAAGTTGTACTTCAGTATGCATTCATCCTTGGCTCTCTCAATTGGAATAAGCACTACTTCCGCATTAATTAAATTCTTTAAGATTTCAGCGGACTCTTTGGTATCTTCAATCAACGTTGAATAAAATATTACAATTTTCATATAATCCTTTCAATAGGCACTACCAGAATGTCTTTAGCGCCTGCGTTTCTCAAGTCATTTACAAGTTCGAATACCTGGTCTTCATCGATAACGGCCTGAATTGCAACCGTCTTTTCCTTTGCTAAAACCTCTGATACTGTTGGTCCTTCCATTGAAGGCATCAGCTTTCTAACCTCTTCCAAATCCCTGCTTTTGACGTTCATCATGATGAGCTTTTTGCCGAAAGCGTCAATCACTCCCTTGATGCTTCTGTTTACGGCCTCTATCAGTGTCTTTTTTTCGTTCAGGGATTCCTCGTTTGTAATTAATACGATAGTGCTTTCAAGAATCGTGTCTATAATCTTTAAATGATTCATCTTCAATGTGGTTCCGGTACTTGTCAGGTCAGTAATCAGGTCTGCAACGCCGATGAATGGAGCTATTTCGGTTGATCCGCTAAGTTTCACGATTTTACATTCCAGCTTATGGCTTTCAAGGTAATTTTTAGTTAATGTGGGAAATTCCGTAGCTATTGTCATTTCCGAAGTCAAATCATCAATCGAATTTATCTGTGAGTCTTCAGGGGATGCCAGAACAAGCTTTGTCTGTCCGAAATTCAGGTCCAGAAGTTCAATCACTTCGCTTTCGCTTTCCTTTATCAGGTCAACGCCAGTTATTCCCATGTCAACGATTCCGTCAGATACAAATTCCGCAATGTCTGATGCTCTGGCAAACATAATGTCAATATTCTTGTTATGAGTTTTTGAGATTAATTGTCGGTTATTATTATCCTTTAAGCCCAATCCGGCCTTTTCTAAAATGTCTATTGACGGATTGCTTATTCTTCCCTTAGATGGAACGGCTATTTTCAATTTCATCCAAACACCTAATATTTCATTTGTATATTAATTTATCTGTTTTCTTTTTAATACTTATTTGAAATTATTTTTAGGTAATCCTTAATTTATCAAAATATTTAAATATGATTAAAATAAAAGAATATTTAACTTATGATGTAAAATTTCAGTCATAAGTCAGTAATCGATATTTTAGTGAGGTGAAAAACATGTCTGAAATTCCAAAAGCTCCAATCGCTAGAATCATTAAAGATACTGGTGCTGAAAGAGTCAGTGAAGATGCAAAAGTTGAATTAGCTGAAGCATTAGATGAAATCGCACGTAACATTGCTATTAAAGCTAACGAAGCTGCAAAATTAGCAAAACGTAAAACTATTAAAGCTGAAGATATTAAATTCGCAGTAAATGAATTAGGCTTATAGATATAAGTCTTTTACTTTTTTTATTTTTTTTAAAGGTGTTATTATGGCAGATAATACAATTTTAATTAAAAACGCATTGATTTTAAATCCTGAAAACAATATTGAAGGAAAGAAGGATTTGTTAATTAAAAATGATTTAATCGATGAAATAGCAGATGAAATCCCAGAAGATAAGGCTGATAAAATCATCGACGCAACAGATAAGATATTGCTTCCGGGTTTAGTCAATACCCACACCCATTTGTCAATGACTCTATTCAGAGGATTGGCCGATGATTTGGCTCTTGATGAATGGCTTAATGAAAACATATGGCCTGTTGAAGCAAACCTTAATGGATATTATTGTTATATAGGCGCTCTATTGGGTGCTGTCGAATTAATCAAATCAGGAACTACAACGTTTTCCGACATGTACTTCTATATGGAAGACGTTGCAAAGGCAGTGGATGAATCCGGATTGAGGGCTGTATTGTCATACGGCATGATTGATTTCGGCGATGAGGAAAAAAGAAAGGCCGAAATCGAAGAAAACATGAATCTCTTTAAAAACTGCAACGATACTGCAGACGGAAGAATCAAGGTATTTTTCGGACCTCACTCACCATACACGGCTTCAGAGGAATTATTGAAGGAAGTAAGAAGGCTTGCTGATGAAACAGGCATCGGAATTCACATACACGTTAGCGAAACCCAAAAGGAAATCGATGACGTATCAGCAGAAAAGGGCTTAAGGCCTTTCGAATACCTGGATTCAATCGGACTATTGGGACCTGACGTCGTCTGTGCTCACAGCGTATGGCTGAGCGACAGGGAAATCGAAATCATTAAAGAGAAAGATGTTAAGATTTCACACAATCCTTGCAGCAACATGAAACTGGCTTCAGGAATAGCTCCGGTATCCAAACTGCTTGAAAACGATATCTGTGTAGCTATCGGTACTGACGGAGCCTCATCAAACAATAATCTTGATTTGATTGAAGAGCTTAAAACAGCCAGTCTGCTTCAAAAGGTTGCTACTTTAGATCCTAAGGTATTGACTTCAGATGAAGCTGTTGCAATGGGAACCATTAACGGTGCCCGTGCATTGGGATTGGATGATGAAATAGGAACAGTTGAAGTCGGTAAAAAAGCAGATTTGATTTTAATTGATACCAACTGTGCAAATATGGTTCCGGACAGTTCCAATTTAAGTTCCAACATTATTTATGCTGCCAACGGTTCCAATGTAGACACCACTATCTGTAACGGTCAGATATTAATGGAAAACAAGGAATTGACTACATTGGATGAGCAGGAAATTTATCAAAAAGCAAGAGAAGCTATAGATCAGCTTAAAAAAGCTATCTAGCTTCAAATTTTATTTTATTTTTATTCATAACGATACTTCTTTTCCAGGCGTCATTGCTTTCAGGAAAATCGCTTCTGAAGTGAGCTCCACGGCTTTCACGACGAAGTATAGCTGATTTTACAACCAATATGCAGATTTCAACCATGTTAATTACTTCAAGAGCTGTCAGAAGCTCCGTATTGTACTGGCTTTTATCTGATACTTCCAAATTAACAAGCTCTTTCTGCATGGCCTGCAGCTCTCGCAAGGCATCGTTTAATGTTTTCTCTTCTCGAACGATAGCTACCTTTTCCCACATCAGCTTCTTGATGTTTTCCTTGAATTCGGATGCCTTGATGGAACCCGGCTTTATTAATCCTTCAAGTCTGGACTTTTCTTCTTCAACCATCTCTAAGTTACTTTTAAGTTCAGTTTCTTTAGCTGTTTTTGAAGCTGATTCACCTGCAATCTTTCCGAACACCTGAGTGTCTGCAAGGGCGTTTCCTCCTAAACGGTTGGCTCCGTGAACTCCTCCGCAGACTTCTCCGCAGGCAAATAAATTAGGAAGTGAAGTTGATGCGTCCGTATTTATCTTGATTCCGCCCATGAAGTGGTGTGCTGTAGGTGCAACTTCGATAGGCTCATGCTTAATGTCAACACCGACGTTTTCAAACTGCAAAACCATGGTTTCGAGCTTTTCATCGATTAAATCATCGTCGAGATGTGAAATGTCAAGGTAAACCCCGCCGTTTTCACTGCCTCTTCCTTCTATGATTTCCTGATAGATTGACCTTGCGACAACGTCACGGGTTGCAAGCTCCATTTTTTCAGGTGAATATTTGCTCATGAAGCGCTCGCTGTCTTTATTAAGCAAAATGCCTCCTTCGGCCCTCACGGCTTCAGTCACCAGCACTCCCTTTTTGGATTCGGGAGTTACCATTCCTGTAGGGTGGAATTGGATTTGTTCCATGTCTATGAGATTTGCTCCTGCCCTGTAGGCTATTGCAAAGCCGTCTCCATTTTTTTGAAAGGTATTGGAAGTTACGGGGTACAGCTGGCCGGCTCCGCCACTGGCAAATATCACGCACTTTGCCTTAAAGTATATTAAACTGGAATCTTTCAAGTCAAATCCGGTTGCTCCAATTACTTGAAGGCCATCTTGTACGAGGGAAGTTATCATCACTTCCTCTATACATTCAATGTCTCTTTTAATAATTTCTTCCTTTAGAGCGTTCAACAATTCAGCTCCAGTTCTGTCTCCCTGGAAACAGGTTCTTCTATAGCTTTGTCCGCCAAATGGCCTTTGTGCGATTTTACCGTTTTCCTGCCTGTCAAATAATGCTCCATAGTTTTCCAAATCAATTAATCTTTTAGGTGATTCGTTTACTAAAATATCAACTAATTTTTCATCGTTTAAATAACTACCACCTTTTAAGGTATCCTTTTTATGAGCATCTATGGAGTCTTCTATATCGACAGCCTTAAAAACAGCATTGTATCCGCCTTCTGCCATTCCAGTACAACCGGATCTAAAAGAAAGTCCTTTTGACACGATTGTAGCTTTAAGACCAGCATTGTCAACTTCAATTGCTGCCCTTGAACCGGCTCCGCCTGATCCGACAATCAATACATCTGTTGTGATTTCCTTAACTTCCATTTTAATACCTTTCAAAATTATTAATACTATTTTGTTTTTTATATTTAATATAAATATGTAAATTGACATAATCATATTAGAGGTTATTGAATGAGACTTAATGGAGAAGTAACGACGGGTTTGGGAAAGGCTGCCTTTTTCCTTTCACAGGATTTTTATGTTGAAAACTTTATCGCAAACTGCGGTTTCAAGCCGTTTCCGGGCACCTTGAATGTCATAGTCGATGACAAATACTTAAAAGAGATTAATGAAGTTAAGGATAATTGTGAAAATATAATAGAACCTGATGAAGGTTTTGGTGCAGTAAAATACATCAAGGCGGTTTTAAACGATGAAATAAATGGAGCCATTGTATTTCCAGCCAAAACCCAGCATACTGAAAATTATCTGGAATTTATCGCCGAGGCGAAGCTGAGGGATGAGCTGAATCTGGAAGACGGCGATACTGTAACTATCGAATTTTGAAATCAAAAGTATTTTATATCATAATTGATAAATTTTTTTATACGTTCTCAGGGGCAGGGTGAAATTCCCCACCGGTGGTGATTTTTTAAAAAATAAGTCCACGAGCACGAAACAGTGTTGATTTGGTGAGATTCCAAAACCGACGGTTACAGTCCGGATGGAAGAGAATAAGTAGATTATTTTTTAACCCTGGTTCTAGTACACATGGAGACTTTACTATGAATCAAGAAACAAATTTAGATAAGGCTTTAGAAGCTATTAGAAATGGTGAATTCGTTCTGGTTTTTGACGACGATGATAGGGAAGGCGAAGTTGATATGATTATCGCTTCCGAGTTTGTAACCCCTAAATCAATTGCTACTATGAGAAACGATGCAGGCGGCTTAATCTGCAACTGTTTACACGCAGATTTCTGTGAAGCAATTCATTTGCCTTTCATGGTTGACATCATGAAAGCTGCAACCGAAACCTATCCTGAACTGGCAAAGCTTGCGCCTACAGACATTCCGTATGATGAGAGATCTTCATTTTCCATATGGACAAATCATAGAAAATCATTTACCGGCGTTACAGACCACGACAGAGCAATGACCATTAGCGAAATGGCCATAATGATGAAAGAAGAAAGATTTGATGAATTTGGTGCAACATTCCGTTCACCAGGTCACGTTTGCCTTTTAAGGGGAGCTGACGGACTTGTAAAAAACAGAAGGGGACATACTGAAATAGGTCTTGCGCTATGTGAGATGGCAGGTGTCACTCCGGTCTGTGTCGTCTGTGAAATGATGGACGGCGAAACAGGTCAGGCAACTTCCGTTGCTGATGCCCGCAAATATGGTGAGGAAAACGGACTTGTCTTGCTTAGAGGCGAAGACATCATTAATAAATATTTAGAAGAATACTAACTGTACATGTTAGTATTATCCATTCTTTTATTTTGAATATAGTTGATTATGAATTGGGTAATCTGCTGTATCTTGTATGAGTTGTAAATGCTGAATGCAATGTATTTGCCGTCATACATTCCTATTTTTAACCCGTCCCTCACTTCCTTTGTAGGCTCTACCAGAGATATCTTATCCCATGGAACCCTGAGGGTTTTGCTTTTAAGAGCATTTTCTATATGAATTCCATCGTCCATGATTTTAACTATTTTAACGACACGGCGGTTGTTTGGAGAACCTATCTGAATGTCTCCGTTTTCATCAAAAACGTAATCAGGAATCAGACAGTTAGCTTTCCATCCCTGTTTTATTTTTCTTGCAACCTGATACCTGTCCTTTTTAGTTAGTTTAACTCCCTGTTCAGGGCTTAAATTAAGTGCCATTTATATCACCTTATCCTTTATTTCTTCAAATGGTATTATACGATTAAATTTAACTTCTGATGCCATATCAGCTATTTTATCAATATCAAGGGATTCTTCAACAAGATCCATTGCCGCTTTTGTGAACAAATCATACCTGATTTCGATTTCAGGAGTGAAGCCCCTTGTTTTCAGTTTGAGCTTGCCGACGCTGAAAATATTTTCTACTGTAGAATTTTTTTGAATATACGGAACCACGTTATCGAATATATCTTCATTATATACCTTGTTCAACACGATTCCTTTCACGTTAACGCCGAATTTTTCAAGCATATTGGCATGTGCCACCAGATCGATGGCCGCAGTTTCGATTCCTCCCTTATTTACCCCTGACATTAAAAGCATTGGGATATTTGATGACATTGCGATTTCAGCTGCCGAGAATGGAACCTTTTCGTTTAGAAGTCCCGTAAACACGCTCATGACGCCTTCAATCAGAACTATGTCATAGTCTGATGAGTTCAGTTTTGCTATTGTAGATTCTATGTCACTCCAGCCCAGGTGTCCTATCTTGATGGAGCTGAATTCGTTCATGCGATCCTTGGTCAAGTATAATCCGGGAATGATGTCACGTACGTCGGGGCCGACTTTAAGGAGCGCTACCTTGTATCCCCTTTTTCTCAGTGCCCCTGCCAATCCCGTCAATATGAACGTTTTTCCGGAATCGGAGCCGTTGCTTCCAATCATTAAAAATTTCGGTTTTTCATTAATTTTTCTTTGAGGTATCTTTATGCCAGAGCCGATTCCGACTTCGCTTTGAATATGCTTTTTGACTTCCAGGTTTCTATTGTATATTTCTTCAAGGTTTTTTGCGTCTATTTGATTAAGCAAATTTTCTACAATAATCGGGTTTTCATCAAGGATATTGTGAATCATCGTTCCGATAACGTTTCCGTCATCGTTGCATGCGCCTGAAAATATGTTATAATCTCCGGCTTCATTTGTATCGCCGTAATTCATTCTCTGGACTTTTGAATAGAATAAGGGCTTTGCGTCACCGACCACCTTTCCGTAGGTATGCGTGTGAAAACCGTTTACGTCTTCGGTCTGGTTTTTGGTTAAAAATGAGTTGTCAAAGACCTTGGCCTTTACCCTGTCGCTTGTAATTAACGGGGAAAATTCAACGTCAATAAGGCCTAAACCTTCCTTTACGATAGGCACTTCGGATTTTCTTCCGATATCAATCTGGTTTGACATCAGCTGAAAGCCTGCACATATTCCAATCAACGGCTTTCCCATTTTAGCCATCTTAAGGATTTCCTTGTTCAACTCCATGTTAATGTCGTTTGATTCAATCAGCGTTCCGCCGGGTATGATTAATGCATCAAGCTCTTCGCTTGCCCTGTTACCATTAACCAAACCGTTTTCCTTAACGATATCTGTTGGTAAATTTCCAAAATCCTCAAATCCCGGAACTGCACCCTTTATGTAAGCAAGTCCAATCCTTGTCATAAAATAACCTCAAATAATTCTATGATTTTCATAATTTTTATATGTTATTTAGACATAGATTTCAAGTGTAAAATTATATTATTTGGATTAGTTTTACACCTTCTTTTCTTGTACAAGCCATATTTTTATCGTTTGATTTTATATAAAAAATCATGTTTTTTTGTTACTTTAGTATTTTAACGGTTTTTACTTTAGTATTTTTACTTATTCAATGGTTAATTAATTAAAAAAATAAATGGTTAGGGTTAATATAACCCTTATTTATTGAACGTTTTCAAATACACTCATAGCTTTAATGATTTTTTCATCATCCAAAGGTTTTGCCTGTATTTGAAGACCTACAGGAATGTCATTAACTGTTCCTGCCGGAATGCTTCCTGCCGGAATGCCCGCAAGGTTTGCAATAACGGTTAATACGTCGTAGGCATACATTTCCATAGGATCCAGCTCATCGCCGATTTCGTGAGGAAGCTTAGGAACGGTAGGACCTACAATCAGGTCTACGTTTTCAAGCATAGCATTGATTTCATCACGGATAAGTGACCTTGCCTTCAATGCCTTTTTATAGTATTTTCCACTGAATTCGGCCTGTGCAATGTGGGAACCGATTTTGATTCTTCTTAATACCTCATCTCCGCAGACCTCTTCAATCCTGTATCCGTAATCCCTTCCGTCATATTTTCTTGTAGCTGAGAAGAACTCAACATAGTTAATCAAGTAATATGTAGGTAAACATAAGTCAATGTGGTCAAATGACACTTCAACAAGTTCAGCTCCGGCATCGACCAGTTTGTTAATGGCCATGTTGATTGTCTTGTTGATTTCCTCATCGGTGACTTCAATAAAGTCGTTACAGATAGCTATTTTCATTCCTTCAAGGGATTTTTCTTCCAAATCTTTGGTGAAATCAGGTTTTTCCCAGTTCAGGGTTGTACATTCGGTTTCATCGTAATCGACAATGGTATTCAATGCAAGAGCAATACCGCTCATGTCTTCTGCGAACGGTCCGATTTGGTCAAGACTCATTGAAAGGTCTAAAAGACCCTGCCTTGAAACTGCACCGTATGTTGGCTTGAATCCGATAACACCACAGTGTGATGCAGGGTTTCTGATGGATCCGCCCGTATCTGAACCGAGTGAAATATCACACATTTTAGCTGCAACGGCTGCAGCGCTTCCTCCTGATGAACCTCCAGGAATCCTGCCCATAGCCTTAGGGTTTTGGGTCGGTCCGTAATAGGAAGTTTCAGTTGAACTGCCTGCTGCAAATTCATCCATATTTGTAATTCCGATAATTATTCCATCTTCTGCCAATACTCTATCCACTACTGTTGCATTATAACTTCCATAGTAATTTTCCAAGGTTTTTGAAGCTGCAGATATGATTAAGTCTTCAACGTTAATGTTTGCCTTGATACCGAATACAAGACCTGCAAGGCTTCCCACTTCTTCTCCATTAGCTATTTTAGCGTCAATAGCTTCAGCTTGCTTAAGTGCATTTTCTTCATTCAATTCAATAAATGCGTTAATGGAGTCATTATTTTCTTTAATAACTTTAAGGAAGTTTTCAACATTTTCCTTAGCGGTTAATTCTCCACTTTTGATGGAATTTAATTTTTCAATAACATTCATTAAAACACCTTGATAAATATAATGAATATAGATTTATTTTTCAACGTTTATATAACTTAGTTTTTTCAGCACATCATTTATGGCAAAAATATAGTAAACTTTATATGTCATTATGTCATAAATAATTAACATACACTGTTAAGTGGGGGTGAAAATATTAAGAAAATAACAAGCATATTAGCAATTGTTTTGGTCATTTGTTTCATATCAGGCGGTTATGCATTATATTTAAATGAAACTGGAGTAAATGTTGTTGATGATAGTGCTTCTCCTCAAGCTACTTCTCCTCAGGCTGATCTTGCGCCGCATGGAAATAATCCTGCAGCCGGTGATGTTGCAAAAGTGGTTAGTTTAAGTGATGTTCAAACATTCTTTGAAAATGTAAATACATATTCCCCAAACACTTATTCTGCGAAAGTTGCACCTACTCATCCGATTTTTGTACAACCAGGGTTCAATGATACAGATTATCACGTTTATAATGGAGATTATAGTTCATATTATGTACATAATAGTTTAAATACTGCTGATAAATATGTACAATGTGCTGAATGTGGTAAATATT
Coding sequences within:
- a CDS encoding flavodoxin domain-containing protein; this encodes MKIVIFYSTLIEDTKESAEILKNLINAEVVLIPIERAKDECILKYNFIVLGASAYNGRVQNSFKIFISRNIKTLLGKPHALYVNGDENLDILYNLNKAFTPELIESSFACGNFGYNINTDRGNFLERRKSKKLIEKSGEIPSLNKEEIENYANRINDIIEKRVG
- the hisG gene encoding ATP phosphoribosyltransferase; this encodes MKLKIAVPSKGRISNPSIDILEKAGLGLKDNNNRQLISKTHNKNIDIMFARASDIAEFVSDGIVDMGITGVDLIKESESEVIELLDLNFGQTKLVLASPEDSQINSIDDLTSEMTIATEFPTLTKNYLESHKLECKIVKLSGSTEIAPFIGVADLITDLTSTGTTLKMNHLKIIDTILESTIVLITNEESLNEKKTLIEAVNRSIKGVIDAFGKKLIMMNVKSRDLEEVRKLMPSMEGPTVSEVLAKEKTVAIQAVIDEDQVFELVNDLRNAGAKDILVVPIERII
- a CDS encoding histone family protein, giving the protein MSEIPKAPIARIIKDTGAERVSEDAKVELAEALDEIARNIAIKANEAAKLAKRKTIKAEDIKFAVNELGL
- a CDS encoding amidohydrolase family protein — translated: MADNTILIKNALILNPENNIEGKKDLLIKNDLIDEIADEIPEDKADKIIDATDKILLPGLVNTHTHLSMTLFRGLADDLALDEWLNENIWPVEANLNGYYCYIGALLGAVELIKSGTTTFSDMYFYMEDVAKAVDESGLRAVLSYGMIDFGDEEKRKAEIEENMNLFKNCNDTADGRIKVFFGPHSPYTASEELLKEVRRLADETGIGIHIHVSETQKEIDDVSAEKGLRPFEYLDSIGLLGPDVVCAHSVWLSDREIEIIKEKDVKISHNPCSNMKLASGIAPVSKLLENDICVAIGTDGASSNNNLDLIEELKTASLLQKVATLDPKVLTSDEAVAMGTINGARALGLDDEIGTVEVGKKADLILIDTNCANMVPDSSNLSSNIIYAANGSNVDTTICNGQILMENKELTTLDEQEIYQKAREAIDQLKKAI
- the tfrA gene encoding fumarate reductase (CoM/CoB) subunit TfrA; amino-acid sequence: MEVKEITTDVLIVGSGGAGSRAAIEVDNAGLKATIVSKGLSFRSGCTGMAEGGYNAVFKAVDIEDSIDAHKKDTLKGGSYLNDEKLVDILVNESPKRLIDLENYGALFDRQENGKIAQRPFGGQSYRRTCFQGDRTGAELLNALKEEIIKRDIECIEEVMITSLVQDGLQVIGATGFDLKDSSLIYFKAKCVIFASGGAGQLYPVTSNTFQKNGDGFAIAYRAGANLIDMEQIQFHPTGMVTPESKKGVLVTEAVRAEGGILLNKDSERFMSKYSPEKMELATRDVVARSIYQEIIEGRGSENGGVYLDISHLDDDLIDEKLETMVLQFENVGVDIKHEPIEVAPTAHHFMGGIKINTDASTSLPNLFACGEVCGGVHGANRLGGNALADTQVFGKIAGESASKTAKETELKSNLEMVEEEKSRLEGLIKPGSIKASEFKENIKKLMWEKVAIVREEKTLNDALRELQAMQKELVNLEVSDKSQYNTELLTALEVINMVEICILVVKSAILRRESRGAHFRSDFPESNDAWKRSIVMNKNKIKFEAR
- a CDS encoding DUF120 domain-containing protein, with the translated sequence MRLNGEVTTGLGKAAFFLSQDFYVENFIANCGFKPFPGTLNVIVDDKYLKEINEVKDNCENIIEPDEGFGAVKYIKAVLNDEINGAIVFPAKTQHTENYLEFIAEAKLRDELNLEDGDTVTIEF
- the ribB gene encoding 3,4-dihydroxy-2-butanone-4-phosphate synthase, whose product is MNQETNLDKALEAIRNGEFVLVFDDDDREGEVDMIIASEFVTPKSIATMRNDAGGLICNCLHADFCEAIHLPFMVDIMKAATETYPELAKLAPTDIPYDERSSFSIWTNHRKSFTGVTDHDRAMTISEMAIMMKEERFDEFGATFRSPGHVCLLRGADGLVKNRRGHTEIGLALCEMAGVTPVCVVCEMMDGETGQATSVADARKYGEENGLVLLRGEDIINKYLEEY
- a CDS encoding nucleotide-binding protein, with translation MTRIGLAYIKGAVPGFEDFGNLPTDIVKENGLVNGNRASEELDALIIPGGTLIESNDINMELNKEILKMAKMGKPLIGICAGFQLMSNQIDIGRKSEVPIVKEGLGLIDVEFSPLITSDRVKAKVFDNSFLTKNQTEDVNGFHTHTYGKVVGDAKPLFYSKVQRMNYGDTNEAGDYNIFSGACNDDGNVIGTMIHNILDENPIIVENLLNQIDAKNLEEIYNRNLEVKKHIQSEVGIGSGIKIPQRKINEKPKFLMIGSNGSDSGKTFILTGLAGALRKRGYKVALLKVGPDVRDIIPGLYLTKDRMNEFSSIKIGHLGWSDIESTIAKLNSSDYDIVLIEGVMSVFTGLLNEKVPFSAAEIAMSSNIPMLLMSGVNKGGIETAAIDLVAHANMLEKFGVNVKGIVLNKVYNEDIFDNVVPYIQKNSTVENIFSVGKLKLKTRGFTPEIEIRYDLFTKAAMDLVEESLDIDKIADMASEVKFNRIIPFEEIKDKVI
- the gatA gene encoding Asp-tRNA(Asn)/Glu-tRNA(Gln) amidotransferase subunit GatA, with the protein product MNVIEKLNSIKSGELTAKENVENFLKVIKENNDSINAFIELNEENALKQAEAIDAKIANGEEVGSLAGLVFGIKANINVEDLIISAASKTLENYYGSYNATVVDRVLAEDGIIIGITNMDEFAAGSSTETSYYGPTQNPKAMGRIPGGSSGGSAAAVAAKMCDISLGSDTGGSIRNPASHCGVIGFKPTYGAVSRQGLLDLSMSLDQIGPFAEDMSGIALALNTIVDYDETECTTLNWEKPDFTKDLEEKSLEGMKIAICNDFIEVTDEEINKTINMAINKLVDAGAELVEVSFDHIDLCLPTYYLINYVEFFSATRKYDGRDYGYRIEEVCGDEVLRRIKIGSHIAQAEFSGKYYKKALKARSLIRDEINAMLENVDLIVGPTVPKLPHEIGDELDPMEMYAYDVLTVIANLAGIPAGSIPAGTVNDIPVGLQIQAKPLDDEKIIKAMSVFENVQ